One genomic window of Quercus robur chromosome 6, dhQueRobu3.1, whole genome shotgun sequence includes the following:
- the LOC126688686 gene encoding CASP-like protein 5B3, with protein sequence MKDFPGTPGTLTGLVLRISQCIFAVGSIATMATTHNFFNFTAFCYLIASMGLQFIWSFVLAVLDAYAFVRKKALHNPVLVSLFVVGDWVTATLSLAAASASAGITVLYLNDLKSCNLGVECQKYQMSVALAYLSWVTIAISSLIMLWLLAAG encoded by the exons ATGAAGGACTTTCCTGGTACACCTGGGACTTTGACTGGGCTTGTTTTGAGGATTTCACAGTGCATTTTTGCTGTTGGATCAATTGCTACTATGGCCACCACCcacaatttctttaatttcacaGCTTTCTG cTACCTCATTGCTTCAATGGGTTTGCAATTCATCTGGAGCTTTGTGCTTGCTGTATTAGATGCATATGCTTTTGTGAGAAAGAAGGCCCTGCATAATCCTGTTTTGGTTAGCCTCTTTGTGGTTGGAGACTGG GTGACAGCAACACTGTCTCTTGCAGCAGCTTCTGCCTCAGCTGGCATTACAGTGTTGTATCTCAATGACTTGAAAAGCTGCAATTTAGGAGTAGAATGCCAGAAGTATCAGATGTCAGTTGCCTTGGCCTACCTAAGCTGGGTAACAATTGCAATTTCATCTCTAATTATGCTTTGGCTGTTAGCTGCTGGTTAG